Below is a genomic region from Pogoniulus pusillus isolate bPogPus1 chromosome 33, bPogPus1.pri, whole genome shotgun sequence.
ccttggaggtcttttccaacccaaacaactctgtgCTTCCGTAACATTCAAGGATAGGTAACAAATATGGAGCAGTGCTTTAAAATACGCTGAAGAGAGGGACCTTAATTTCTCCACTTGGAACAGGGCTTGGCCCTCCAAGTcctcagggctggcaggcagctttgGCCCCCCTGGTCTCCCACGGGATGTAGTGGCTGCCCTCGGAGCACACTAGGCTGGGGTTTTGCTAATTGCTTTGAGTGGATGTGGCGTCTAAATCCCCACTGCCGGTTCGTTCTCTCGGCTTTTGGTGCTTTAAGGCTTCTCGACAGCTCGGCTCAGCTGCGGAGCTCGCCTTGTCCAGGCGGAGCAGCAGTTGCTGGCTGTGGCAGGACCGAAGGCAgcggctgccagccccagctgcgcccagtgccagcaggtgCCACACATGGCAGCGGGCAGCCGCCTGCGGCTCCTCTGCCCGAGCCTCTCAGCTTGCGGACCTCCGTTAAAGCCCAGGCACCCTTCTAGCGGCAGGAGGGCCCCGCTGCctgcggggctgggggggacCTCTGCCATCCGCCTCGCCCGAAGCCCCTAGCGGAGCAGGGTCCCCGCGCAGCGCTGCGGTGTGCGTTCGTGGGTTGCGAGCACGCAGGTGTCCCGCTGGTGTGGCACCAGGACTGGCAGGAGGGAACGGACCCACTGACGGCAGCTGGCAGCCGCCGGCCCCGAGCCGGGCAGCGCCGCGGGGCGGCCCTGGCTCCGCCGGCGCCATCTTGGGGGCGGGCCCGGCATGAGCTGCGGCGGCTGGCGGCGGGCGGCGAGCGGCGGATGGCGGCTGGCGGCGGCGCCCGGTGAGCGGGGCAGCGGGGGgctgcgggcggcggcggcgcccggTGAGCGGGGCAGCGGGGGgctgcgggcggcggcggcgcccggTGAGCGGGGCAGCGGGGGgctgcgggcggcggcggcgcccggTGAGCGGGGCAGCGGGGGgctgcgggcggcggcggcgcccggTGAGCGGGGCAGCGGGGGGCTGCGGGCGGCGGCCTGAGGCGAGCCCCGTGCGGCACGCAGGGTACCGGGACGGTAGCCGGGAGAGCGGCGCCGGCGCTCTGCTCACCGGCTGCGCCTCCCTGGCAGGTGCCGCCAGCCGCAGGCTCTGCGCCGGAGAGGCTCCAGGCCTTTCGTACCGGGAGCTCAAAGCCTTGAAGAAGGCCGAGGTCCTGCACATAGACGTCCGGGAGAGGTGGGAGATCGACCGGTACGGAGGAATCCCGGCGGCCGTCAACATCCCGCGTGAGTGCTGCCTGCGCCCCGGTGCCTGAGCTGGGATCCGCTTCGGCTGGGaaaggcctttgagatcatccacgCCAACCGCTACCCAACGGCACCGAGGCTGGTGCCGAAGCCTGGCGCTCAGCACCACGGCTCTGCTTCTTTGAAACGCCTTGGGGGGGAttcagcctgggcagcctgtgccaggctttgggaaccccttcagggaagaagtttctcctaatgtccaacctaaaccttccctggtgcagcttgaggccatttctcctcctcgtgtctcttgttcctagggagaccaactcccacctggctccagcctcctcttggggagctgtggggaacaacgaggtctgccctcagccttcttttgcCCTTGGTGGATGTCTCTGGACAAGTGGTGGTGGCTGTGCCgaacagcagctctgttgtgaggCTACACTTTTCCCCCGGGGGATCTGGAAGCCTTACGGTGTGATCCTGTCTGTGCATGGTGAACTACTGAGACCTTTTTGTCTGCATTTCCTAGTGGGTGAATTagtggaagctctgcagatggACCCAATGGACTTCAAGGAGCAGTACAAACAAAAGATGCCATCCAAGTCAGACCCTGTAGTGTTCTCCTGTTTGGCAGGAACAAGAAGCAAACAAGCCCTTGCTGTGGCCACATCCTTGGGGTTCAGCAGGTatgagtgctgctggcagaactGCCACACCTGTGCCAGAAAGTGCCTCACGGGCTGGAAGAATACAGATAGAATTTACCACACTTACCGTTTGCCCATGCTTGTGCTCAACCTAGTCCAAAGGGTGGAACCACCTTCTTGAGTTTATGTACAGACGGGCTTAGTAAGTGCAAAACCTCCTCCATTGCCTGCTCTTCATGCAGCCTCACTGAAGGAGCCAGTGCTGGCTGGCATGGTGGGGCTTTGTTTTCCAGAGGCAGGATTTAATGCAGGCTTGTCAGGAGCTAGAGTGTAGGTTTGCAAGGAACTAAAGCCCAGTGTTGCTGCATTTACTGGATGACATCTGAGGGCGTAGAAACAGTATGTAAGTCTGTTTGGAACAAAAAAAGTGTCAGTCTGGTTCACtggtccagctgctgctgcttgcttgtgTTCAGTTGCCAGTGTTGTGGCACACCACACTGCATGGCAGCAGTACTGGAGTACAAGGATTCAGATTGATGGagtagcttggaagggaccgtgaagatcatctagttccaacctccctgccatgggcagggacacctcccagtagccTAGATGCCTGTCAGCCTAGCTGATGGAAGCTGGATACAAGTGTATTTGACTGCAGAGAGAAGTCTCTGTGACTTTTCCTTTCTATTTGGGGTTTTTAGCATGTTGTCTTAGATACCTTTTCCAGGAAGACTCCTTAACACTCTATCTTCTGCCTGTTTTCAGAGTTCAGCAGTATGCTGGTGGCTTTGAAGACTGGGTCAAACATGAACCTCCAGAGAAAAAATGAAGAGTGCTCCAAGCTTTGCCCCATGTGGGCTTCACCATCCAAATTACCTGCATTCCACTTGCAGAATACAGCCCACTCTTGCCTTCTTGTGTAAGTGGACACTTCACTGCTTGGTATAGAATACAGCAAAGACACACAGGAGGGGACAGCTGATCCACCTCTGCTTTCACCAGAAAACACAGCCTAAAGCATGTGGTAAGAACCTAAGCCCTGGCTATGTGTACTAAGATGTTTGTGGCTTCTGAGTGCTGAAGCCTGTGATGACAGGGCAGATAAAATGACCCTTTCCAAAACAACTCTGGTGGCTATTTTGTTCAGAGGAATTAAACTTCAGCTGCTCTAATTAGAATAATTGAACTTCAGCTGTTcttgagggaggttgtggctgccccctccctggaggtgttcaaggccaggttggatgaggccttgaacaacctgggctagtgaatggtgcccctgcctgtggtggggagttgtacctagatgatctttaaggtcccttccaactcaacccattctatgaattctgaTGGAAATGGGTAACTGCCCTCAGCAGAGATGTAACAGCTGAAGTTAGAAGTACCTGATACTTGGCTCTGAGCTTTAGGTCACTTAGGTAATTTAGGGTGAAGTCTGAAGAGCAGCAATACAACTTGTAATCACTGCAGTCAGAACTCTTCATTCCTAGTGGGCAGTGCCTGGTTTCAAAGTATGAGCTTTCTGAGGGGGTGATAGGAGGGGGAAGATCATTGTTCAAGAACTCCACACAGAGCTCAAGTTGCATTGATTTATTTCTACTCCCCAAGTCCACATTACAAATAGCACATTTTAGACTTCAAGAAACAAAAGGCCAACAGCCAAATTCCACTTCATCAATCAAGTGTCTAAAAGGTATGGGTCAAATGGCAACAAAGAGCAGACCAAAATGTTTGTATTTTCTATTTCACCAAAGTGTTTGGGGGGGGAAACCCTGAAGTGATATGTTTGTAGATCCACACAAACACACTTCAGCTGCATTTCACTGACCAGCCAATTATAAAGACATTTGGCaaacctggggtgggaggggggggtTTTGAACTAAGATGTATCACAGAGCAAAATTCTCCCTCCACTATTGAGTGAAATGGGGAATGTAAGAGCAGAAAGAAGAATGCCTGTTCAGCATTCAGGTTTTATACTTGGCAAGCTGGCACTGCCATTCAAAAGGAGGCTGTACAGAAATTCATTACAAACAGTTAGTTAAAACCCAAGATCAATGCAGGCCACttcctgactgcagtggggtatCTGCCTGAGTAAGGAAGACAGGATATGGCCTCTCTGAAGGAATCTCATTCTCTCCAGCACAGAGTTAACCAAGGAATCCCAGGTCAGTTATCCTATAGAGCTGCTCCTAACAATCACAATTAAAACAAGCCAGCATGAACCTCACCAAAAGCTTGATCCTCTTAAATCAAAACTCCCTAATGAGCCACACAAACCCACAcaagcactgagggcagcccaaCAGTGGGCCTCCTTTGCACACCCTAACAGCCATCAGAGACAGGTTTGTACTGGAGCAAAATTCAGCTAACCCATACAGTGCATTTCCTTGGGGAAGAAACAAaagctgttgggttttgttaACTGACACCCAAAATGTTGAAGGAACCTGCAGACTGCACTGCTCCGCcaagctgggctgctctgcttcctgccaAAGCCACCCACATCCACCTGACTAAAGCAGTATCTTCCTAACCCAGAAAAAGGAACtgaatttcttccctgcagctgtagcAACACTGCCGCCGCTCCTAGGCTTTGTTTCCGAGGAGCTGCTGTGTTACTTGTCACAGACTCTGGATTTACCCTTTTGAAAGCCAACAAAACTCAAGGTAAAGAAGAAATCTCACACACAGGGCACCACCTTCCTCCAGTCACAAACAGAATGAAGAGAACACAGCTGTTCAGAGTTACACTCAGGCCTCAGGTTACTGTTGCTGTAAAAGAGTTCACTGCCGTGGCAAAGGACAATTTTCTcccaagtaaacaaaaccaatcatgagcttttttttgcttgctttttgagTGGACAGAGTTAATCTTTTGCAGCTTGGTTTAAGGTTTGGTTCCttacactgaaaaaaataaaaattctaGTACTATTTGCTCCAGCCTGAGAGAAAATGATGCAGGTTTAGAGCAAAAGCTTTCCAAGTGCTTGACACAAGCTATTTCTTCTTCAAGTTCTTTGTCCAAGATGTCATTGAAAACCTTCTGTCCAGTTCATTAACACAGCGAGGATCCCAGGATGTCTTGAGTCAAAGTGGTCCATACAGAAGTTCTTTGGAATGTCTTAAGATTGGCTATAACTAGAGTTCTGGCTACCATTTGGACCCTGTTCTCCTTCACTGTTGGGAGGAGGGAAGAAGCGAAAGCAGAGGTCAAGAAAAGCAATCAGACTGCAGTTTGGCTTTTTTCATGCAAAATGACACTGttctgaaaggagggagaaccTCTGAAGGAGAAGACTTAAATAGGTTAGAGTGAAAACCTGAGAGAAAAGGCTACCCAAATAGGTGCAGCTGTTCTGCTCGGCCCCGTGGAcatgccagggctgtgctcagcatgCACAAGGAACTCCAGTTTACCTAACAGTCTGCATGCACagccagggagctgcctgctgaactCCCTCCTGAAGGCAACCCTTCCAGGGTTCAGATGCCACGAGGCTGTGCCAAGGGCTGTGCCtgtgcaggctgccagcagtgaTGGTTAATCACAGTAACTGAACAGGAGGTGCAGCAGGCCCcgttccagccagcctggcctggctgtgCAGCCTCGCGCCCCCgagctgcactcagcactgctcaggtgaaGGCTCTGCAcgcagcagtgctctgctgcttgctggctcctgccccagcaggggctgactGGAAGCCAGgctgcacctccagcagctcccctcgAGCCAGCAGCGCGGCGGTGCCGGGCAGGCGTGCAGGTACCGTACCTGTTGGGAGGTGGTTTTGGTTTAGGCATTTTACTGAGAATTGTAGCCATCTCCTTCCTCTCGTCGAAGTTCTTCCACTGCTCATACAGCTTCAGAATGACCCTGAT
It encodes:
- the TSTD3 gene encoding thiosulfate sulfurtransferase/rhodanese-like domain-containing protein 3; protein product: MSCGGWRRAASGGWRLAAAPGAASRRLCAGEAPGLSYRELKALKKAEVLHIDVRERWEIDRYGGIPAAVNIPLGELVEALQMDPMDFKEQYKQKMPSKSDPVVFSCLAGTRSKQALAVATSLGFSRVQQYAGGFEDWVKHEPPEKK